The Desulfosoma caldarium nucleotide sequence TGGTTTCGCGATAGACGACCTGAGGCTTGCCGGCATTGACGCCCACGGCATAATCCCGTTCCAGGCGGTTAATCAGAATTTCTAGGTGCAGCTCTCCCATGCCGCGAATGACCAGCTGCCCCGTGTCCGGGTCTTCCTTATAGCGAAATGTGGGGTCCTCATCGGCCAGCTTGGCCAGAGCATCGGGAAGCTTTTCCTGGTCCGTGCGCGTCTTCGGCTCCACGGCCACGGCCATGACGGGCTCATAGATCTCTATGGGCTCAAGCAAAATCGGATGTTTTTCATCGCAAAGCGTGTCACCCGTGGCGGCCGATTTGAGGCCCATCAAGGCCACAATGGTTCCGGCCCCGGCTTCTTCAAGCCGCTCCCGCTTGTTGGCATGCATGCGAAAAATGCGAGACAACTTCTCACGCGTCTTTTGCCGCGCATTATAGATCGCATCACCGGCGCGCAATCGACCCGAGTAAATGCGCGCATAGGTGAGCTTGCGTCCTTGATCCATAAAGATCTTGAAAGCCAAGGCTGCCAGAGGCTCGCTGTCGTCAGCCAAGCGTTGCACCCTCTCCTGCGTGATGGGATCGACGCCTTCAACCGGCGGAATATCCAGAGGGCACGGAAGAAATTGGACCACGGCATCCAAAAGGGGCTGAATACCCTTGTTCCGCAAAGCCGCCCCGCACAAGACGGGCACGGCGTCCAGATTTAAGGTCAGACGCCTCAGCACACGTTCAATCTCTTCCGGAGCGACCTCCTCTCCCTCCAGGTATTTTTCCATGACGCCGTCGTCCCATTCGGCCACCTTGGCCACCAATTCGTCCCGCGCTTCCATGGCAGCATCCAAAAACTGCGGCTCCACAGGCCCATAGGTGTATTCCGCGCCAAGGGTTTCATCCTTCCAGACAATCTGGCGCATGCGAAGGAGGTCCACCACGCCGCGAAAATCGGACTCTCGCCCCATGGGAATCTGCACGGGGATGGGCGTTGCTTGAAGCTTTTCTTTCATCTGTTCCAGGACCTGATAGAAATCGGCGCCGATACGGTCCATCTTATTGACGAAAGCAATCTTGGGCACCCTGTACTTGTCCGCCTGCCTCCAGACGGTTTCCGACTGTGGTTCTACGCCGCCCACGGCGCAAAACACGGCAATAGCGCCGTCGAGAACACGCAAGGATCTCTCCACCTCGATGGTGAAGTCCACATGGCCGGGAGTGTCGATGAGCTGAATCTGGTATCCCTTCCATTCACAGGTGGTCACGGCAGACGTGATGGTGATGCCGCGTTGCTGTTCCTGTTCCATCCAATCCATGATGGCCGTGCCTTCATGGACTTCGCCGATCTTGTGGGATCGCCCTGTGTAGTACAGAATGCGCTCGCTCACCGTGGTTTTTCCGGCGTCGATATGGGCGATGATACCGATGTTGCGAATCCTTCTGAGACGCTGCCTAACCGCCTTCATGCCATCACCTCATCGTGGACGCCACGACTTTAGAGGGGCCCTTGCTTTCCGCGCGCCCGTGATTAAGCATAGTATGCGCTGACACCTTATGCGGCCAAGGAGGTTGTATATGCCGAGAACCAAAACCATTTCACAGCCCAAAGCGCCCATCGCTTCGAAATCCCTGAAGGCCGTGCCGCATCCTGTGGCGTGCCGAGAGGGTCGAGGGGTGCGTTTCTTTGACTGTAC carries:
- the fusA gene encoding elongation factor G, which encodes MKAVRQRLRRIRNIGIIAHIDAGKTTVSERILYYTGRSHKIGEVHEGTAIMDWMEQEQQRGITITSAVTTCEWKGYQIQLIDTPGHVDFTIEVERSLRVLDGAIAVFCAVGGVEPQSETVWRQADKYRVPKIAFVNKMDRIGADFYQVLEQMKEKLQATPIPVQIPMGRESDFRGVVDLLRMRQIVWKDETLGAEYTYGPVEPQFLDAAMEARDELVAKVAEWDDGVMEKYLEGEEVAPEEIERVLRRLTLNLDAVPVLCGAALRNKGIQPLLDAVVQFLPCPLDIPPVEGVDPITQERVQRLADDSEPLAALAFKIFMDQGRKLTYARIYSGRLRAGDAIYNARQKTREKLSRIFRMHANKRERLEEAGAGTIVALMGLKSAATGDTLCDEKHPILLEPIEIYEPVMAVAVEPKTRTDQEKLPDALAKLADEDPTFRYKEDPDTGQLVIRGMGELHLEILINRLERDYAVGVNAGKPQVVYRETIQKPALGRGLFDRDIGGSKHFAAVEVRVEPRERGKGNRVEHRVRDGSIPEIWWPAVEEGIMDALTSGELMGYPVVDVDVAVIGGEHREGLSTDLAYRVAAGMAFRDAFSKGEPLLLEPYMRVEVLTPDEFLGEVIGDLNLRKARIEGITAKRGVQIVEATVALSKMFGYSTALRSASQGRATFTMQFFRYDALSS